One region of Pagrus major chromosome 5, Pma_NU_1.0 genomic DNA includes:
- the letm2 gene encoding LETM1 domain-containing protein LETM2, mitochondrial, whose protein sequence is MAVFSHQVLFAVTRSRGSYLLSKRHNCSSLSSKAYLHIDPPRRVSSSLTLRHSRYGYSHCYQGHALSRGHNSALLARSLHSSGVWLQDIKQEDTKASAAATQDASTGAKTDSQPPPAPTPTSTSTTTAAAAPLVQERAVLKKPLYQRIVDELKHYYNGFRLLGIDINIAGRMVWRLLHGQLLSRRERRRLMRTCADLFRLVPFMVFIIVPFMEFLLPVFLKLFPEMLPSTFETESKKEEKQKKGLAAKLELAKFLQETIAEMARRNKAKAQTEDETQRFSTYVQKVRGTGEQPTTKDIVRFSKLFEDELTLEHLERPQLVALCKLLELQPIGTNNLLRFQLMMQLRTIKSDDEMIAAEGVAAMSVSELQAACRSRGMRSLGLTTDQLRQQLQQWLDLHLKENVPPSLLLLSRAMYLTDLKPKPPVIPPVPKLEKATPPPPADNTGANTTSVNTDMLTDPALIIKDRPVEEMRDKAPVVSDKPLTPAEVLQAKAATEVSQKSKMSANGV, encoded by the exons ATGGCCGTCTTTAGTCACCAGGTGCTCTTCGCAGTCACACGATCGAG GGGATCGTATTTGTTATCCAAGAGGCACaactgctcctctctgtcttccaAAGCCTATCTCCACATAGACCCTCCTCGTCGCGTCTCGTCCTCACTCACACTCAGGCACTCCCGCTATGGCTACTCTCACTGTTACCAAGGCCACGCCCTCAGCCGTGGCCACAACTCCGCCCTGCTCGCTCGCTCTCTACACAGCTCAGGTGTTTGGCTCCAAGACATAAAGCAGGAGGACACTAAGGCCTCAGCAGCTGCTACCCAGGATGCTTCTACAGGAGCAAAAACAGACTCCCAACCACCACCAGCTCCTACTCCGACGTCGACCTCCACCACCACAGCGGCTGCAGCCCCTCTGGTGCAAGAGAGGGCGGTCTTGAAAAAACCTCTGTATCAAAGGATTGTGGATGAGTTGAAGCATTACTACAATGGCTTCCGGTTACTCGGCATCGACATCAACATTGCGGGCAGGATGGTGTGGAGGCTGCTGCATGGACAACTGCTCTCAcgcagggagaggagaagg CTGATGAGAACCTGCGCTGACCTCTTCCGTCTGGTGCCCTTCATGGTCTTCATCATCGTTCCTTTCATGGAGTTCCTTCTTCCCGTCTTCCTCAAACTTTTCCCTGAGATGTTGCCCTCCACCTTTGAGACAGAGTCCAAAAAG gaggagaagcagaagaaaggTCTGGCGGCTAAGCTGGAACTGGCCAAGTTTCTCCAAGAGACCATCGCTGAAATGGCTCGAAGGAACAAAGCAAAAGCTCAGACAGAAGATGAGACACAGCGCTTCTCCACATATGTTCAGAAG GTTCGGGGCACAGGTGAGCAGCCCACAACGAAGGACATCGTCCGGTTCTCGAAGCTGTTTGAGGATGAGCTGACGCTGGAGCACCTGGAGCGCCCCCAGCTCGTGGCTCTGTGTAAACTGTTGGAGCTGCAGCCCATCGGCACAAACAACTTGCTGCGTTTTCAGCTGATGATGCAACTCAGAACCATCAAGTCAGATGATGAG ATGATTGCAGCAGAGGGTGTGGCAGCAATGAGTGTGTCAGAACTACAGGCAGCGTGTCGTAGTCGAGGTATGAGGTCTCTTGGTCTCACCACTGACCAGCTacggcagcagctgcagcag TGGCTGGACCTGCACCTGAAGGAGAACGTTCCTCcatcgctgctgctgctctccagaGCCATGTACCTGACTGACCTCAAACCAAAACCCCCCGTCATCCCCCCTGTTCCCAAACTCGAG aaagctactcctcctcctccagcggATAATACAGGAGCAAACACGACCTCAGTCAACACTGACATGTTGACGGACCCTGCCCTCATCATCAAAGACAGACCG GTGGAGGAGATGCGAGACAAGGCTCCTGTGGTGTCCGACAAACCTCTGACTCCTGCAGAAGTCCTTCAG GCTAAAGCAGCAACAGAGGTCTCCCAGAAGAGCAAGATGAGTGCCAACGGTGTgtaa
- the LOC140995754 gene encoding uncharacterized protein → MSSAECLREFVNERLTAAAEEIFRVLKKTIVEYEEEIDRQRRLLDIIWKPHMRSHMTDVPQKHVCQVEEADQQLCDQERNSSLDQEDPEPPQIKEELCTSQEGEQLVVKLETDTFILIPPYEGNDHGEPEPESDHQLSLNSHIAESEDQKGGEHGDSGSTRETEPEPKERHHISDCDSNGRDRSNRSEIRCKTNTGKKSFRCDACGKTFQYKSKWSVHLRSHTGEKPYFCEYCGKRFSHSSSLNAHVRLHTGEKPYSCKICGKGFRLNSGLLVHTRTHTGEKPYSCKTCGKDFPFGRELKVHMRTHTGDKPYLCQICGKRFNQKSELKNHARIHTGEKPYCCNTCGKRFSQLSSLNVHMRLHTGEKPYSCETCGKGFRVSGHLTIHIRRAHTGEKPYLCKICGKRYFDASHLAKHIRSHTGK, encoded by the exons ATGTCTTCAGCTGAGtgtttgagagagtttgtcaacgagcgactaactgctgctgctgaagaaatattcagagttttaaaaaaaactatcgTCGAGTACGAGGAAGAGATCGACCGTCAGCGCAGACTGCTGGACATCATCTGGAAACCTCATATGCGGTCACACATGACAG ATGTCCCACAGAAACATGTGTGTCAGGTGGAGGAGGctgaccagcagctctgtgaccaggagaggaactccagtctggaccaagaggacccagagcctccacagattaaagaggaactctgcaccagtcaggagggagagcagcttgtagTGAAGCTGGAGACCGATACCTTTATATTGATTCCTCCTTATGAGGGAAATGACCACGGTGAACCTGAGCCAgaaagtgaccaccagctctCTCTGAACTCTCACATAGCTGAGAGCGAAGATCAGAAAGGAGGCGAGCATGGAGACTCAGGATCAACTAGAGAGACAGAGCCAGAACCAAAGGAAAGACATCACATAAGTGATTGCGACAGTAATGGTAGAGACAGATCTAACAGGTCAGAGATTCGCTGTAAAACTAACACAGGTAAAAAGTCTTTCAGATGTGATGCTTGTGGAAAGACTTTTCAGTATAAGTCCAAATGGAGTGTACACTTGAGAagccacacaggtgagaagccatatTTTTGTGAATACTGTGGAAAAAGATTCAGTCATTCATCATCATTGAACGCCCATGTAAGactccacacaggtgagaagccatacTCTTGCAAAATATGTGGGAAAGGTTTCAGACTTAATAGTGGCTTGTTGGTCCACACgagaacacacacaggtgagaagccatattcttgcaaaacatgtgggaaagatttCCCATTTGGCAGAGAGTTGAAAGttcacatgagaacccacacaggtgataAACCGTACCTTTGCCAGATCTGTGGGAAAAGATTTAATCAAAAATCAGAATTGAAAAATCATGcaagaatccacacaggtgagaagccatatTGTTGCAACACCTGTGGGAAAAGATTCAGTCAGTTATCATCATTGAACGTCCATATGAGactccacacaggtgagaagccgtattcttgTGAAACATGTGGGAAAGGTTTCAGAGTGAGCGGTCACTTGACAATCCACATAAGAAGAGcccacactggtgagaagccgtaCCTTTGCAAGATCTGCGGGAAAAGATACTTTGATGCTTCTCATTTGGCAAAGCATATAAGATCTCATACAGGCAAGTAG